Proteins co-encoded in one Streptomyces sp. SLBN-31 genomic window:
- a CDS encoding GH1 family beta-glucosidase: MPQAATPATPVTFPPAFLWGAATSAYQIEGAVREDGRTPSIWDTFSHTPGKTAGGEHGDIAVDHYHRYRDDVALMAELGLTAYRFSISWSRVQPTGRGPAVQVGLDFYRRLVDELLDHGIRPAVTLYHWDLPQELEDAGGWPERDTAYRFTEYAQIVGEALGDRVEQWITLNEPWCSAFLGYASGVHAPGRTDPEASLRAAHHLNLAHGLGTSALRAAMPARNTVALSLNSSVVRPLSPQDPADLAAVRRIDDLANGIFHGPILHGAYPESLLSATESITDWSYVLDGDLRAIHQPLDALGLNYYTPCLVSAAGAEVTGPRTDGHGASEHSPWPGADDVAFHQTPGERTEMGWTIDPTGLHELIMRYTREAPGLPLYITENGAACDDKPDPDGRVHDPERIAYLHGHLSAVRRAITDGADVRGYYLWSLMDNFEWAYGYEKRFGAIYVDYATLARTPKSSAHWYGQAARSGTLPPVISD; the protein is encoded by the coding sequence ATGCCTCAAGCCGCAACGCCGGCCACCCCGGTGACCTTTCCTCCCGCCTTCCTCTGGGGCGCGGCGACCTCCGCGTACCAGATCGAGGGGGCGGTGCGGGAGGACGGCCGTACGCCCTCGATCTGGGACACCTTCAGCCATACGCCCGGCAAGACCGCCGGCGGCGAGCACGGTGACATCGCTGTCGACCACTACCACCGCTACCGCGACGACGTGGCGCTGATGGCGGAGCTGGGCCTGACGGCGTACCGGTTCTCGATCTCCTGGTCGCGGGTGCAGCCGACGGGCCGGGGACCCGCCGTCCAGGTGGGCCTGGACTTCTACCGCCGCCTGGTCGACGAGTTGCTGGACCACGGCATCAGGCCGGCCGTCACCCTCTACCACTGGGACCTGCCCCAGGAGCTGGAGGACGCGGGCGGCTGGCCGGAGCGGGACACGGCCTACCGGTTCACCGAGTACGCGCAGATCGTCGGCGAGGCGCTGGGCGACCGGGTGGAGCAGTGGATCACGCTCAACGAGCCGTGGTGCAGCGCCTTCCTCGGTTACGCCTCCGGCGTGCACGCGCCGGGCCGCACGGACCCCGAGGCGTCGCTGCGGGCCGCGCACCACCTCAACCTGGCCCATGGGCTGGGCACTTCGGCGCTGCGCGCGGCCATGCCGGCCCGCAACACCGTCGCGCTCAGCCTCAACTCCTCCGTGGTGAGGCCGCTTTCGCCGCAGGACCCGGCGGACCTGGCCGCGGTGCGGAGGATCGACGATCTGGCCAACGGGATCTTCCACGGCCCGATCCTGCACGGCGCCTACCCCGAGTCGCTGCTGTCGGCGACCGAGTCGATCACCGACTGGTCGTACGTCCTCGACGGCGACCTGCGCGCGATCCACCAGCCGCTGGACGCGCTGGGCCTCAACTACTACACGCCGTGCCTGGTCTCGGCGGCGGGTGCCGAGGTGACCGGTCCGCGCACCGACGGGCACGGCGCCAGCGAGCACTCCCCGTGGCCGGGCGCCGACGACGTCGCCTTCCACCAGACGCCGGGCGAGCGCACGGAGATGGGCTGGACGATCGATCCGACGGGCCTGCACGAGCTGATCATGCGCTACACCCGGGAGGCACCCGGTCTGCCGCTGTACATCACCGAGAACGGCGCCGCCTGCGACGACAAGCCCGACCCCGACGGCCGCGTCCACGACCCCGAGCGCATCGCCTACCTGCACGGGCACCTCTCGGCGGTCCGCCGCGCGATCACCGACGGCGCGGACGTCCGCGGCTACTACCTGTGGTCGCTGATGGACAACTTCGAGTGGGCGTACGGCTACGAGAAGCGCTTCGGCGCGATCTACGTCGACTACGCCACCCTCGCCCGTACGCCGAAGTCGAGCGCCCACTGGTACGGGCAGGCGGCGCGGTCCGGAACGCTGCCGCCGGTGATCTCCGACTGA
- a CDS encoding ABC transporter substrate-binding protein, whose translation MGTSTRRSRRLMAVAAVAALATGLLAGCSKDSDSGSSNDGGGSGKGKTTLTIGTFGVFGYKQAGLYDEYMKLHPNISIKENVTTRTDVYWPKVLTRLQAGSGTDDVQAIEVGNVTEAVQTQGSKFVDLGKDVDKSQWLDWKNAQATTKDGKLIGLGTDVGPMAICYRKDLFKKAGLETDRTKLAAQWKGDWAKYVDLGKEYMKKAPKGTKFVDSASSIYNAALGGASERYYDKDGNVIWDKSAGVKKAWDVAMSVATSNMSAKLKQFDKPWDQGYANASFATVACPAWMIGYIEQKSGVAGKGNWDVAAAPTASNWGGSFLGVPTAGKHQKEAIALAKWLTAPEQQAKVFAKQASFPSTPSAYASLKPAADTTAYFSDAPITQIFGDSAKTIPVQVFGIKDQPINTALTDVGILQVEQKGKSPSQGWDAAKNEIKDVLGQ comes from the coding sequence ATGGGCACGAGTACCCGACGGTCCCGCAGGCTCATGGCCGTCGCGGCCGTGGCCGCGCTGGCCACGGGGCTGCTGGCCGGCTGCTCCAAGGACTCGGACAGTGGCTCGTCGAACGACGGCGGTGGCAGTGGCAAGGGCAAGACCACACTGACCATCGGCACCTTCGGTGTGTTCGGCTACAAGCAGGCCGGCCTCTACGACGAGTACATGAAGCTGCACCCGAACATCAGCATCAAGGAGAACGTCACCACTCGTACCGACGTGTACTGGCCGAAGGTGCTCACCCGCCTGCAGGCCGGCTCCGGCACGGACGACGTCCAGGCCATCGAGGTCGGCAACGTCACCGAGGCCGTGCAGACGCAGGGCAGCAAGTTCGTCGACCTCGGCAAGGACGTCGACAAGTCCCAGTGGCTGGACTGGAAGAACGCCCAGGCCACCACGAAGGACGGCAAGCTGATCGGGCTCGGCACGGACGTCGGTCCCATGGCGATCTGCTACCGCAAGGACCTGTTCAAGAAGGCCGGCCTGGAGACGGACCGCACCAAGCTCGCCGCGCAGTGGAAGGGCGACTGGGCGAAGTACGTCGACCTGGGCAAGGAGTACATGAAGAAGGCGCCCAAGGGCACCAAGTTCGTGGACTCGGCCTCCTCGATCTACAACGCGGCCCTCGGTGGCGCGAGCGAGCGCTACTACGACAAGGACGGCAACGTCATCTGGGACAAGTCCGCGGGCGTGAAGAAGGCCTGGGACGTCGCGATGTCGGTGGCGACCAGCAACATGTCGGCCAAGCTGAAGCAGTTCGACAAGCCGTGGGACCAGGGCTACGCGAACGCGTCCTTCGCCACGGTGGCCTGCCCGGCCTGGATGATCGGCTACATCGAGCAGAAGTCCGGTGTCGCCGGCAAGGGCAACTGGGACGTGGCCGCGGCCCCGACCGCGTCCAACTGGGGCGGCTCCTTCCTCGGCGTGCCGACGGCGGGCAAGCACCAGAAGGAGGCCATCGCCCTGGCGAAGTGGCTGACCGCGCCCGAGCAGCAGGCGAAGGTGTTCGCCAAGCAGGCCAGCTTCCCGTCGACCCCGTCGGCGTATGCGAGCCTGAAGCCGGCCGCCGACACCACGGCGTACTTCTCCGACGCACCGATCACGCAGATCTTCGGTGACTCGGCGAAGACCATCCCGGTCCAGGTCTTCGGCATCAAGGACCAGCCGATCAACACCGCCCTCACGGACGTCGGCATCCTGCAGGTCGAGCAGAAGGGCAAGAGCCCCTCGCAGGGCTGGGACGCGGCCAAGAACGAGATCAAGGACGTGCTCGGCCAGTGA
- a CDS encoding carbohydrate ABC transporter permease, with protein sequence MTSSKALAQPATSADAAPGTSPGAARGAHGRGTPPQGPSSWRSRLYRWDMKASPYAFIAPFFVIFGAFSLVPLLYTAWYSLHNVQLSSLDTQTWAGLDNYKNLLSSDFFWNALKNTFTIGLISTVPQLMAAIGLAHLLNYKLRGSTVWRVVMLTPYATSVAAATLVFTLLYSWDGGMINWILHFVGIDPINWRESDWGSQFAVSSIVIWRWTGYNALIYLAAMQAIPTDLYESAAIDGANRWEQFRHVTIPQLRPTILFTVVVSTIGATQLFGEPLLFGGVSGSKGGSEHQYQTLGLYMYDQGWIIGNLGKASAIAWTMFLILMIIAVINLLFTRRLRKSQ encoded by the coding sequence GTGACCAGCTCCAAGGCTCTCGCGCAACCCGCGACGAGCGCCGACGCCGCGCCCGGCACTTCGCCGGGCGCGGCCCGGGGCGCTCACGGTCGCGGTACACCCCCCCAGGGCCCCTCGTCCTGGCGCAGCCGGCTGTACCGCTGGGACATGAAGGCGTCCCCGTACGCGTTCATCGCTCCCTTCTTCGTCATCTTCGGGGCCTTCTCGCTGGTCCCGCTGCTGTACACGGCCTGGTACTCGCTGCACAACGTGCAGCTCTCCTCGCTGGACACCCAGACCTGGGCCGGCCTGGACAACTACAAGAACCTGCTCAGCTCGGACTTCTTCTGGAACGCCCTGAAGAACACCTTCACGATCGGCCTGATCTCGACGGTGCCGCAGCTGATGGCCGCGATCGGGCTCGCCCACCTGCTGAACTACAAGCTGCGCGGCTCCACCGTCTGGCGGGTCGTGATGCTGACCCCGTACGCCACCTCGGTGGCGGCGGCGACGCTCGTCTTCACGCTGCTGTACTCGTGGGACGGCGGCATGATCAACTGGATCCTGCACTTCGTCGGGATCGATCCGATCAACTGGCGTGAGTCCGACTGGGGTTCGCAGTTCGCGGTGTCGTCGATCGTCATCTGGCGGTGGACCGGCTACAACGCGCTGATCTACCTCGCGGCGATGCAGGCGATCCCGACCGACCTCTACGAGTCGGCGGCGATCGACGGGGCCAACCGCTGGGAGCAGTTCCGCCACGTGACGATCCCGCAGCTCAGGCCCACGATCCTGTTCACCGTGGTCGTCTCCACGATCGGCGCGACCCAGCTCTTCGGCGAACCCCTGCTGTTCGGCGGGGTCAGCGGCTCCAAGGGCGGGTCGGAGCACCAGTACCAGACGCTCGGTCTGTACATGTACGACCAGGGCTGGATCATCGGCAACCTCGGCAAGGCGTCGGCGATCGCCTGGACGATGTTCCTGATCCTGATGATCATCGCGGTGATCAACCTGCTGTTCACCCGACGCCTGAGGAAGTCCCAATGA
- a CDS encoding cellulose binding domain-containing protein, producing the protein MSMHRHKVSGRNKVIGGVVAAAVVGGGAVLLTGTAHAAGVGAAYTKTSDWSTGYTAQYVVTNNSGATEKTWKLEFDLPSGAKLSSLWNAESAVSGQHVTVTPAKWDTDGLAPGKSVTVGFVVNGTADPRGCVIDGAKCSADDGPAPEPSGRPTESPTPTATPKPTATPTPTASPSQSTGTGSGTTTSAGFAPYVDTSLYPAFDLLASADATGVKTYNLAFVTDGGGCTPKWGGVTDLGSDGVAAQIGSLRAKGGDVRVSFGGASGSELATTCSSADALAAAYGKVVDAYKLTKVDFDVEGGALPNTAANTRRAQAIAKLQAQHPGLDVSFTLPVMPEGLTQDGVNLLSNAKSNGVKTSTVNIMAMDYGASYSGDMGTYAVQAATATQAQVKSVLGLSDSAAWKTVAVTPMIGVNDVSTEVFKVDDATQLVDFAKSKGLGGLSMWSATRDKQCPGGTKPTADATCSSITQSAFAFSKAFGAFN; encoded by the coding sequence ATGAGCATGCATCGACACAAGGTCAGCGGCAGGAACAAGGTCATCGGCGGTGTCGTCGCCGCGGCCGTCGTGGGCGGTGGCGCGGTCCTCCTCACCGGCACCGCGCACGCGGCCGGCGTCGGCGCCGCGTACACGAAGACCAGCGACTGGTCGACGGGGTACACCGCCCAGTACGTCGTGACGAACAACAGCGGCGCGACGGAGAAGACCTGGAAGCTGGAGTTCGACCTTCCGTCGGGCGCCAAGCTCAGTTCCCTGTGGAACGCCGAGTCGGCCGTGAGCGGGCAGCACGTCACCGTCACCCCGGCGAAGTGGGACACCGACGGCCTCGCGCCCGGCAAGTCCGTCACCGTCGGCTTCGTCGTCAACGGCACGGCGGACCCGCGGGGTTGTGTCATCGACGGCGCCAAGTGCTCCGCGGACGACGGCCCGGCGCCCGAGCCGAGCGGCCGCCCCACCGAGTCCCCGACCCCCACGGCGACGCCCAAGCCGACGGCGACCCCCACCCCCACCGCGTCCCCCTCGCAGAGCACCGGCACGGGCAGCGGCACCACGACGAGCGCGGGCTTCGCGCCCTACGTCGACACCTCCCTCTACCCGGCCTTCGACCTCCTCGCGAGCGCCGACGCCACCGGTGTGAAGACCTACAACCTCGCGTTCGTCACCGACGGCGGCGGCTGCACCCCCAAGTGGGGCGGGGTGACGGACCTCGGCAGCGACGGTGTCGCCGCGCAGATCGGCTCGCTGCGCGCCAAGGGCGGCGACGTCCGGGTCTCCTTCGGCGGCGCCTCCGGCTCGGAGCTGGCCACGACCTGCTCCTCGGCGGACGCGCTGGCCGCGGCGTACGGGAAGGTCGTGGACGCGTACAAGCTGACCAAGGTCGACTTCGACGTCGAGGGCGGCGCGCTGCCGAACACGGCCGCGAACACCCGCCGCGCCCAGGCGATAGCCAAGCTCCAGGCACAGCACCCCGGCCTGGACGTGTCGTTCACCCTGCCCGTGATGCCCGAGGGCCTCACCCAGGACGGTGTGAACCTCCTGTCCAACGCCAAGTCCAACGGCGTGAAGACCTCCACCGTCAACATCATGGCCATGGACTACGGCGCCTCGTACAGCGGTGACATGGGCACCTACGCCGTGCAGGCCGCGACCGCCACCCAGGCGCAGGTCAAGAGCGTCCTCGGCCTCTCCGACAGCGCGGCGTGGAAGACGGTCGCGGTGACCCCGATGATCGGCGTCAACGACGTCTCCACCGAGGTCTTCAAGGTCGACGACGCCACCCAGCTGGTGGACTTCGCCAAGTCCAAGGGCCTGGGCGGCCTGTCGATGTGGTCCGCGACCCGCGACAAGCAGTGTCCCGGCGGCACCAAGCCCACGGCCGACGCCACGTGCAGCTCGATCACCCAGAGCGCGTTCGCCTTCTCGAAGGCCTTCGGCGCCTTCAACTGA
- a CDS encoding carbohydrate ABC transporter permease — MTTSDLTLPQARPKKTRRVMGAGKQLHAGPMTYVVLGVFALVSLAPLVWTAIAASRTDRRLAQTPPPLWFGGNLFKNMQAAWDQAGLGTAMLNSVIVAGTITVSTVVFSTLAGFAFAKLRFRFSGVLLLLTIGTMMIPPQLAVVPLYLWMSDLGWSNQLQTVILPTLVTAFGTFFMRQYLVQALPSELIEAARVDGASSLRVVWHVVFPAARPAMAVLGLLTFVFAWNDFLWPIIALTQQNPTVQVALNSLGTGYVPDQAVIMAGALLGTLPLLIAFLLFGKQIVGGIMAGAIKG; from the coding sequence ATGACCACGAGTGACCTGACGCTGCCTCAGGCGAGGCCGAAGAAGACCCGCCGTGTGATGGGCGCGGGCAAGCAGCTGCACGCGGGCCCGATGACCTACGTCGTCCTGGGTGTCTTCGCGCTGGTCTCGCTGGCGCCCCTGGTGTGGACGGCGATCGCGGCCTCGCGCACCGACCGGCGGCTGGCCCAGACGCCCCCGCCGCTGTGGTTCGGCGGCAACCTGTTCAAGAACATGCAGGCCGCCTGGGACCAGGCCGGCCTCGGCACGGCGATGCTCAACAGCGTGATCGTCGCGGGCACCATCACCGTGAGCACGGTGGTGTTCTCCACGCTCGCCGGGTTCGCCTTCGCCAAGCTGCGGTTCAGGTTCTCCGGGGTCCTGCTGCTGCTGACCATCGGCACGATGATGATCCCGCCACAGCTGGCCGTCGTGCCGCTGTACCTGTGGATGTCCGACCTCGGCTGGTCGAACCAGCTGCAGACGGTCATCCTGCCGACGCTCGTGACGGCCTTCGGCACGTTCTTCATGCGCCAGTACCTGGTGCAGGCGCTGCCGAGCGAGCTGATCGAGGCGGCCCGGGTGGACGGGGCCAGCAGCCTGAGAGTGGTCTGGCACGTGGTCTTCCCCGCGGCACGGCCCGCGATGGCCGTCCTCGGCCTGCTGACCTTCGTGTTCGCCTGGAACGACTTCCTGTGGCCGATCATCGCCCTGACGCAGCAGAACCCGACCGTGCAGGTCGCCCTGAACTCGCTCGGCACCGGGTACGTCCCCGACCAGGCCGTGATCATGGCGGGTGCGCTGCTGGGCACGCTGCCGCTGCTGATCGCGTTCCTGCTGTTCGGCAAGCAGATCGTCGGCGGCATCATGGCCGGCGCGATCAAGGGCTGA